Proteins from one Malaya genurostris strain Urasoe2022 chromosome 2, Malgen_1.1, whole genome shotgun sequence genomic window:
- the LOC131432903 gene encoding uncharacterized protein DDB_G0283697-like → YSDYSDYSDYSDYSDYSDYSDYSDYSDYSDYSDYSDYSDYSDYSDYSDYSDYSDYSDYSDYSDYSDYSDYSDYSDYSDYSDYSDYSDYSDYSDYSDYSDYSDYSDYSDYSDYSDYSDYSDYSDYSDYSDYSDYSDYSDYSDYSDYSDYSDYSDYSDYSDYSDYSDYSDYSDYSDYSDYSDYSDYSDYSDYSDYSDYSDYSDYSDYSDYSDYSDYSDYSDYSDYSDYSDYSDYSDYSDYSDYSDYSDYSDYSDYSDYSDYSDYSDYSDYSDYSDYSDYSDYSDYSDYSDYSDYSDYSDYSDYSDYSDYSDYSDYSDYSDYSDYSDYSDYSDYSDYSDYSDYSDY, encoded by the coding sequence tactcggactactcggactactcggactactcggactactcggactactcggactactcggactactcggactactcggactactcggactactcggactactcggactactcggactactcggactactcggactactcggactactcggactactcggactactcggactactcggactactcggactactcggactactcggactactcggactactcggactactcggactactcggactactcggactactcggactactcggactactcggactactcggactactcggactactcggactactcggactactcggactactcggactactcggactactcggactactcggactactcggactactcggactactcggactactcggactactcggactactcggactactcggactactcggactactcggactactcggactactcggactactcggactactcggactactcggactactcggactactcggactactcggactactcggactactcggactactcggactactcggactactcggactactcggactactcggactactcggactactcggactactcggactactcggactactcggactactcggactactcggactactcggactactcggactactcggactactcggactactcggactactcggactactcggactactcggactactcggactactcggactactcggactactcggactactcggactactcggactactcggactactcggactactcggactactcggactactcggactactcggactactcggactactcggactactcggactactcggactactcggactactcggactactcggactactcggactactcggactactcggactactcggactactcggactactcggactactcggactactcggactactcggactactcggactactcggactactcggactactcggactactcggactactcggactactcggactac
- the LOC131432902 gene encoding calmodulin-like has protein sequence MSKSKQQASKSRATKLSDEQIEELREAFSLFDTNADGTITSGELGTVLRSLGKNVSDAEVEELLKEVNAGYDGRIQFADFVAMMSVRLQDFNSEDELREAFRIFDRNGNGLISAEELRAALKSFGEQLSDEEANCDGQIDYEEFVKMITQK, from the coding sequence ATGTCAAAGTCCAAACAACAAGCAAGCAAATCCCGTGCCACCAAATTATCCGACGAGCAGATCGAAGAACTGCGGGAGGCATTCTCCCTGTTTGACACCAACGCGGACGGGACCATCACGAGCGGTGAGCTCGGAACGGTGCTGCGTTCGCTCGGCAAAAACGTTTCCGACGCCGAGGTGGAAGAACTGCTGAAGGAGGTGAACGCCGGCTACGACGGTCGCATTCAGTTCGCGGACTTTGTTGCGATGATGTCGGTCCGGTTGCAGGATTTCAACAGTGAGGACGAACTGAGGGAGGCATTTCGGATTTTCGATCGCAACGGGAACGGGTTGATTTCGGCCGAGGAACTTCGGGCGGCGCTGAAATCGTTCGGTGAGCAGCTCAGCGACGAAGAAGCCAACTGCGACGGACAGATCGACTACGAAGAGTTTGTGAAGATGATTACCCAGAAATAG